One segment of candidate division KSB1 bacterium DNA contains the following:
- a CDS encoding TIGR04190 family B12-binding domain/radical SAM domain protein, producing the protein MFKKPDLILLHAPAIYDFRKRPNLLGPISDVVPSTPIFEMYPVGFSSLAEHLERHGIGVRIVNLAYRMLSDPKFDAEKMIASMRPVAFGIDLHWLVHAQGSLEVAAICKKYHPQIPVIFGGYSSTYFHDQLIRYPQVDFVVKGDSTEEPMLQLMMALKQGLDFTAIPNLTWKNQQGEIFSHPITYLPEDLNSFTNNYKKLFKLAVKYFDTKSMTAIHDWWRYPITAVMTCRGCIHNCIICGGSKYGMKYYCNRLRPSFRDAERIVEDIREISRFTNGPIFIIGDLNQPGYDYADKVISGLKKLDIENQLVFELFEPAPENFFEKLGSAVANFNIEFSPESHDYGIRRKCGKRYTNEAIELNIQWALQRGCKKFDLFFMIGLPHQTAESVLETVSYCGELLEKFGPRVVPFIAPLAPFLDPGSIAFENPEKFGYKIFYHTLEDYRQALLKPSWKYFLSYETCWLSRDDIVSISYEAGKRLSEIKYRHGLISEKEYHEIIARIDRAIDLIHKIDELCPDPNQADCWEKIRSLELRMERDSIATINKKAEIQWPILNGKFKPLNIIKAILFE; encoded by the coding sequence ATGTTTAAAAAGCCTGATCTAATCCTATTACATGCACCTGCGATATACGATTTTCGGAAGCGTCCGAACCTTTTGGGGCCGATCAGCGATGTCGTGCCCTCGACCCCAATTTTCGAGATGTATCCAGTGGGATTTTCATCATTAGCGGAACATCTCGAACGCCATGGTATCGGTGTTCGCATCGTCAATTTGGCCTATCGGATGTTGAGCGATCCAAAATTCGACGCAGAGAAGATGATCGCCTCCATGCGCCCAGTGGCTTTTGGTATCGATTTGCACTGGCTCGTTCATGCGCAGGGCAGCCTGGAGGTCGCCGCCATTTGTAAAAAATATCATCCTCAAATTCCAGTCATTTTTGGAGGATACTCGTCAACCTATTTTCATGATCAGCTTATTCGGTATCCCCAGGTAGATTTTGTGGTGAAGGGGGATTCTACGGAAGAGCCAATGCTCCAGCTGATGATGGCGCTAAAGCAAGGTTTGGATTTTACTGCTATTCCTAATCTTACTTGGAAAAATCAGCAAGGCGAGATATTTTCTCATCCAATCACTTATTTGCCCGAAGACTTAAACAGCTTTACCAATAATTACAAAAAACTGTTCAAACTAGCAGTCAAATACTTTGATACCAAAAGCATGACTGCCATCCATGATTGGTGGCGCTATCCCATCACTGCTGTGATGACTTGTCGAGGCTGTATTCACAATTGCATCATCTGCGGTGGATCAAAATATGGGATGAAGTACTATTGTAATCGGCTCCGCCCATCATTTCGGGATGCCGAGCGGATCGTTGAAGATATTCGGGAGATCAGCCGTTTTACGAACGGTCCTATTTTTATCATCGGTGATTTGAATCAGCCTGGTTATGATTATGCTGATAAGGTTATCTCAGGGCTAAAGAAGTTAGATATTGAAAATCAATTGGTGTTTGAGCTATTTGAGCCAGCCCCAGAGAATTTCTTCGAGAAACTCGGTTCTGCGGTCGCCAATTTTAATATTGAATTCTCCCCAGAATCCCACGATTATGGCATTCGTCGCAAATGTGGCAAGAGATATACAAATGAAGCGATTGAACTCAATATTCAATGGGCATTACAGCGAGGTTGCAAAAAATTTGATCTGTTTTTTATGATCGGTTTACCCCATCAAACGGCAGAATCGGTGCTGGAAACCGTTTCATATTGTGGTGAGTTGCTCGAAAAGTTCGGCCCGCGAGTCGTGCCATTCATTGCTCCTTTAGCTCCATTTCTTGATCCTGGAAGTATTGCATTTGAAAATCCGGAAAAGTTTGGCTACAAGATATTCTATCATACGCTCGAGGATTATCGCCAGGCGCTTTTAAAGCCCAGTTGGAAATATTTTTTGAGCTATGAGACTTGCTGGCTAAGCCGGGACGATATCGTCTCCATTTCCTATGAAGCTGGCAAGCGGCTTTCAGAAATCAAATATCGGCATGGTCTGATCAGTGAAAAAGAATACCATGAAATCATCGCCCGAATTGATCGAGCGATCGATTTAATACATAAAATCGATGAGCTCTGCCCTGATCCAAATCAGGCGGATTGTTGGGAAAAAATTCGGTCGCTGGAATTGCGCATGGAACGGGACAGCATTGCCACGATCAATAAAAAAGCAGAAATTCAATGGCCAATTTTGAACGGCAAATTTAAACCACTGAACATCATCAAGGCGATTTTGTTTGAATAA
- a CDS encoding GAF domain-containing sensor histidine kinase, with the protein MMNHAKSSLAKLPIEYIELIAENNRRMFCNLHSADLFATILDIKFSPRIKPTIGLLFIIDTQDNELKLVATKGIDEAAILTPRVKLGKGLIGRIAQQGKIYITNRIDDSELIFHKELIPPQALMIGLPLNVMGKVLGLLSFFMEGHVSLPNNERAMLQILSGHAAIAIQNNLLLSRLMSNNDDLDFLVQIAQDLASSLELSQVLKKILKASQQIAKTNNSFLWYRDLVTKRWRRKFPDNLKLADLQLPNIENGEGIIGHVYKTGEPYLCNDVTNDPYYHNTWPETRSEIAAPLIIDGAVEGILNIESTQYNAFTNRDLKLLTMLAANASVALRNAQLYAIADEKNRHFITLRQISEELGQQKSLNSVLSSIAQESLNIVGQGKKICFVMLVDPEKNKLETKAIAPEIASSDYFNFYVDLNQNKSIVVWVARNGEARIANDVRKDPEYLEIFPEIRSEICVPLRFRNEIIGVIDIESSELNAFTDHDLDTLQALAESTAIAIKIGELCDIRLRQLQVLYEIGRKITSTLDLDQILNLLAKETLAAIGPQDRILYVQLVDYDQKMLIVKAFAGDEAYQKDYLNRKTSLDEGISGEVVRTQRHYLCADVKNDDYYLEVNPHVQSELIVPIIYDNQVTGLINVESFKKNDFGQYEVHLLQQLANHAGIAIENARLNEELSDIQFQVSEAVGLSAVTDVLSGLTHDIRTASSLISGEAQWIEYLHENQKLESFTILESMKKIQAQVDRIERMTTEIMERSRSMPIEFERANLADITQTVIYLTSGFSRRHKVEFQIDRASLNFTAMVDPHRLHRVFINIIKNAIEAMPDGGIITIRAKRFKDYFEIHFHDSGKGMEESARKKVWDPFFSMKQGGFGLGLPICKRIIELEHNGKITLRSVKDKGTNVKIRLRYEQT; encoded by the coding sequence ATGATGAATCATGCTAAATCCAGTCTAGCGAAATTGCCAATCGAGTATATTGAGTTGATTGCTGAAAATAATCGGAGGATGTTTTGTAATTTACATTCGGCTGATTTATTTGCCACCATCCTCGACATCAAGTTCAGCCCGCGAATCAAACCTACAATTGGCCTTTTATTTATCATTGACACTCAAGATAATGAATTAAAACTTGTTGCGACAAAGGGGATCGACGAGGCGGCCATCCTTACGCCCAGAGTGAAATTAGGTAAAGGGCTTATCGGACGCATTGCACAGCAAGGTAAAATTTATATAACCAATCGGATCGATGATTCAGAATTGATATTTCATAAGGAGCTTATCCCACCCCAAGCCCTCATGATCGGATTGCCGTTGAATGTGATGGGCAAGGTGCTCGGCCTTCTAAGTTTTTTCATGGAAGGTCACGTGTCACTGCCTAATAACGAAAGGGCAATGCTACAAATTTTGTCCGGGCATGCAGCCATCGCAATCCAAAACAATTTGCTGCTCAGTCGATTGATGTCTAACAACGATGACCTCGATTTTTTGGTGCAAATCGCCCAAGACCTCGCCTCGTCGCTGGAACTGAGTCAGGTATTGAAGAAGATTTTAAAAGCATCCCAGCAGATTGCCAAGACGAATAATTCCTTTTTATGGTATCGGGACTTAGTTACCAAGAGATGGCGGAGAAAATTTCCTGATAATCTCAAATTGGCGGATCTTCAATTGCCAAATATTGAGAACGGCGAGGGGATTATCGGCCACGTCTATAAAACTGGAGAACCCTATTTATGCAATGATGTAACGAACGATCCTTATTATCATAACACTTGGCCAGAAACCAGATCGGAGATTGCTGCGCCATTGATCATTGATGGGGCAGTAGAGGGGATTTTGAATATCGAAAGCACACAATACAATGCCTTTACAAACCGCGATTTGAAGCTATTGACCATGCTGGCCGCAAATGCCTCTGTTGCCCTTAGAAACGCCCAGCTCTATGCCATCGCCGATGAAAAAAATCGCCATTTTATCACCCTCCGACAAATCAGCGAAGAATTGGGACAACAAAAAAGCCTCAATTCAGTGCTATCTTCGATCGCGCAGGAGAGCCTCAATATTGTTGGCCAGGGCAAAAAAATTTGCTTCGTCATGCTGGTCGATCCAGAAAAGAACAAATTAGAAACGAAAGCCATCGCTCCTGAAATCGCTAGCTCTGATTATTTTAATTTTTATGTTGACCTCAATCAAAATAAAAGCATCGTGGTGTGGGTTGCTCGCAATGGCGAAGCTCGGATCGCCAACGATGTCAGGAAAGATCCTGAATATCTAGAAATATTTCCAGAAATTCGTTCTGAGATCTGTGTTCCCTTGCGGTTTCGCAATGAGATTATTGGAGTGATCGATATCGAAAGCTCAGAGCTGAACGCTTTTACGGATCATGATCTTGACACATTACAAGCATTAGCCGAAAGCACTGCCATTGCTATCAAGATTGGGGAACTATGCGATATTCGATTGCGACAACTGCAGGTGCTCTATGAAATCGGCCGAAAAATCACCTCGACATTGGACCTGGATCAGATCCTCAACTTATTGGCGAAAGAAACGCTTGCTGCAATCGGACCGCAAGATCGCATTTTATATGTACAATTGGTAGATTATGATCAAAAAATGTTGATTGTGAAAGCCTTTGCAGGAGATGAGGCGTATCAAAAAGATTATCTGAATAGAAAAACTTCATTGGATGAAGGCATTTCGGGCGAAGTGGTGCGTACCCAGCGCCATTATCTGTGTGCCGATGTGAAAAACGATGATTATTATTTGGAGGTTAATCCGCATGTTCAATCGGAGCTTATTGTACCGATCATCTATGATAATCAGGTGACTGGTTTAATTAATGTCGAGAGTTTTAAAAAGAACGATTTCGGTCAATATGAGGTCCATCTGTTGCAGCAATTGGCCAATCATGCTGGGATCGCCATCGAGAATGCCCGGCTGAATGAAGAATTATCCGATATTCAATTCCAAGTTAGTGAAGCCGTTGGTTTGAGTGCAGTAACCGATGTCTTGTCTGGACTCACCCACGACATTCGAACCGCATCTTCATTGATCTCTGGTGAAGCGCAGTGGATTGAGTACCTACATGAGAACCAAAAATTGGAATCTTTCACAATTCTCGAATCGATGAAAAAAATTCAGGCGCAGGTGGATCGCATTGAGCGGATGACCACAGAGATCATGGAACGCTCGCGCTCGATGCCGATCGAATTTGAACGCGCCAACCTGGCTGATATTACACAAACCGTGATTTATCTTACCTCTGGTTTTTCGCGGCGTCATAAAGTCGAATTTCAGATTGATCGTGCCTCGCTAAATTTCACCGCTATGGTTGATCCGCATCGGCTCCATCGGGTTTTTATCAATATCATCAAAAATGCAATTGAAGCTATGCCCGATGGCGGAATTATCACTATCCGGGCTAAGCGTTTTAAAGATTATTTTGAAATCCATTTTCATGATTCTGGGAAGGGGATGGAAGAATCGGCGCGAAAAAAAGTATGGGATCCTTTCTTTTCCATGAAACAGGGGGGCTTTGGATTGGGACTTCCAATATGCAAGCGAATTATTGAACTTGAACATAATGGGAAAATCACATTGCGCAGCGTGAAAGATAAAGGTACTAATGTGAAAATCAGATTACGTTATGAACAAACATGA
- a CDS encoding response regulator has protein sequence MATTQKRILVVNDEREMLDQIHRWLTLAGYVVKCTNTAEDGIRIFRETHFDLVLLDYNLKQERNGARTAKTFIPRFKQLNPTIPIIIISATESRLDKDELGVAGVMILHQAIWKELANEIAKIIPT, from the coding sequence ATGGCAACAACACAGAAACGCATTTTAGTGGTAAATGATGAACGGGAAATGTTGGATCAAATTCATCGGTGGTTGACTTTAGCCGGATATGTGGTGAAATGTACCAATACAGCAGAGGATGGCATTCGGATATTTAGAGAAACTCATTTTGATCTCGTATTGTTAGATTATAATTTAAAGCAGGAACGCAATGGCGCCAGAACAGCAAAAACATTCATCCCAAGATTTAAACAGCTTAATCCGACTATTCCCATCATCATTATTTCCGCTACCGAATCCCGTCTGGATAAGGATGAACTGGGAGTCGCAGGTGTAATGATCTTGCATCAGGCGATTTGGAAAGAATTAGCCAACGAAATTGCAAAGATAATCCCCACTTAA
- a CDS encoding response regulator, producing the protein MSRSKKILIIDDEVGFHSLFTNLLTSQGYETISAYSGEEAIERLHTQHFDLIILDLVLPNGMSGIETLEMIRKMNTETCVIITSAHATLEQAVEAVTEKGAQAYLKKPFRFENIIQMVKSGLKWRPDSVPTPDPEVHSAIELRRKGIMKRCFLTGSPFCPWPIEEDDKMVFVGMPFIDKGQISFSQIYRKGIKAAITALGMIAWRADEKLNNVAIMCKICRGIQASRYAIIDISERNSNVMFEYGLVCGLGKRGILLKNTACDVPSDLRGLEYISYSDNLNELKMKLIEHLQKLIHKKDPQNLRD; encoded by the coding sequence ATGTCCCGATCTAAGAAGATCTTGATCATTGATGACGAAGTTGGGTTTCATTCTTTGTTTACAAATTTGCTGACATCGCAAGGTTATGAGACGATTTCGGCCTATTCGGGTGAAGAGGCGATAGAGAGACTTCATACCCAGCATTTTGATTTAATAATTTTAGATTTGGTTCTACCGAATGGAATGTCTGGCATTGAAACGCTGGAGATGATCCGAAAAATGAACACTGAAACCTGTGTGATCATCACCAGCGCCCATGCCACGCTTGAGCAGGCCGTGGAGGCGGTTACTGAAAAGGGTGCCCAGGCATATCTCAAAAAGCCGTTTCGCTTCGAAAATATTATTCAAATGGTCAAGAGCGGTTTGAAATGGCGACCCGATTCAGTGCCAACTCCTGATCCAGAAGTGCATTCGGCGATTGAATTGCGACGCAAAGGCATCATGAAGCGGTGCTTTTTAACCGGTTCGCCTTTTTGCCCCTGGCCAATTGAAGAAGACGATAAAATGGTTTTTGTCGGGATGCCTTTTATCGATAAGGGTCAAATTTCATTCAGTCAAATCTATCGAAAGGGAATAAAAGCCGCTATTACTGCGCTAGGCATGATCGCTTGGCGAGCGGATGAGAAATTGAATAATGTGGCCATCATGTGCAAAATTTGTCGAGGCATTCAAGCATCGCGCTATGCGATTATTGATATCTCCGAGCGGAATTCCAATGTCATGTTTGAATATGGATTAGTATGTGGCCTGGGGAAGCGTGGAATTTTGTTGAAAAACACAGCTTGTGATGTGCCATCAGACCTGCGCGGTTTAGAATACATCAGTTATTCGGATAATTTGAATGAATTGAAAATGAAACTTATAGAACATTTGCAAAAATTGATCCATAAGAAAGATCCGCAAAATTTGAGGGATTAA
- a CDS encoding sigma-54 dependent transcriptional regulator: MPKAKILIVDDDADDREQIIRWLATDDYQLEEAASGEEALEKVKQSDFGVVLLDWKLPQMDGYKVLTQLRKEYPDICVIVLTAYGDAEITKKAMNAGAFDFFDKPLKYRLLLPRIESAVERFKLSRERKYQAEEEQRKFTLDKIIGKSPKMLAMLERIEKVAKTEAPVLILGESGTGKELVAKVIHYNSRRQDKTLMIADCSTITPSLIESELFGHEKGAFTGAIKRKKGKFERAHEGTLFIDEIGELDHHLQMKLLRFLQEGTIERVGGEEVIKVDARILAATAVDLKKAIQENRFRSDLYYRLNVVTIEIPPLRERKEDIPLLVEHFIKIYSRKNLKTIRSISEQAMNRLMNYDFRGNVRELENIIHRAIVLSDGDEIGPTEIGFDLIGSQQSTLAQYFDLSIKQFSDACERDYILFHLDKHHWNVSKTAEAIGIDRSNLIIKMKKYGISNQR; the protein is encoded by the coding sequence ATGCCCAAAGCAAAAATCCTTATTGTGGATGATGATGCTGATGATCGAGAGCAGATTATTCGCTGGCTCGCAACCGACGATTACCAATTGGAGGAGGCGGCATCTGGAGAGGAAGCGCTCGAGAAAGTGAAGCAAAGCGATTTTGGTGTGGTACTGCTGGATTGGAAGCTGCCTCAAATGGATGGCTATAAAGTGCTGACGCAGCTGAGAAAGGAATATCCAGATATTTGCGTCATTGTCCTCACAGCTTATGGCGATGCGGAAATAACGAAAAAAGCGATGAACGCCGGTGCATTTGATTTTTTTGACAAACCGCTCAAATACCGGCTATTGCTACCACGAATTGAAAGTGCAGTGGAGCGATTTAAACTATCGCGGGAGCGGAAGTATCAGGCTGAGGAAGAACAACGGAAATTCACACTGGATAAAATCATCGGTAAAAGCCCGAAGATGCTGGCGATGCTGGAGCGAATTGAAAAAGTGGCTAAAACCGAAGCGCCGGTTCTCATTCTGGGCGAGAGCGGCACCGGCAAAGAACTGGTGGCAAAAGTCATCCATTACAATAGTCGGCGACAAGATAAGACCTTGATGATAGCAGATTGCTCGACCATCACCCCTTCGCTGATTGAAAGTGAATTATTCGGCCATGAGAAAGGTGCGTTTACTGGGGCGATCAAGCGGAAAAAGGGCAAATTCGAGCGCGCGCATGAAGGCACCCTGTTTATCGATGAGATCGGCGAGCTGGACCATCACTTGCAGATGAAGCTGCTGCGGTTTCTCCAGGAAGGAACTATCGAACGCGTGGGTGGCGAAGAAGTGATCAAAGTCGATGCCCGAATTTTAGCAGCCACAGCAGTGGATTTAAAAAAGGCGATCCAGGAAAATCGTTTCAGATCTGATCTCTATTATCGGTTAAATGTCGTCACCATAGAGATCCCGCCACTGCGGGAGCGAAAGGAGGACATTCCGCTGCTCGTAGAGCATTTCATCAAAATTTACAGTCGCAAAAATCTCAAGACGATCCGTTCGATCTCCGAACAAGCAATGAACCGTTTAATGAATTATGACTTTAGAGGTAACGTTCGAGAGTTGGAGAACATTATCCACCGCGCCATTGTGTTGAGCGATGGAGATGAAATTGGCCCAACAGAGATCGGATTTGATCTTATTGGTTCACAGCAATCGACGCTCGCTCAGTATTTCGATCTGTCGATCAAACAATTTTCTGATGCTTGTGAACGAGATTACATCCTTTTTCATCTTGACAAGCATCACTGGAACGTGAGCAAAACAGCCGAGGCAATTGGGATCGATCGATCGAATTTAATTATAAAAATGAAGAAATACGGCATCAGCAATCAGCGGTGA
- a CDS encoding radical SAM protein, protein MSITVREILAKSALTPSRIEGIDFALNPYRGCAHGCRYCYADFMRRFSGHHEPWGSFVDVKINIAKMLAIELHRASQKKICIPSLFALKNDKGIDLEHKKLVSLSTVTDPYQPVEQKYQLTRRCLEILLRHEIPVTILTKSPLICRDIDLIKQFQQIEVGVTITTDREDIRRIFEPNAPSIAVRMETLKKLHNGGIKTYVFIGPILPMDPYRLAGQVKDFIDFYFIDPMNYVAKSRNIYYQHHLEYALQPDYVAECQSALKQVFTADC, encoded by the coding sequence ATGTCAATCACCGTTAGAGAAATTCTTGCGAAATCAGCGCTGACGCCTTCGCGGATCGAAGGCATCGACTTCGCCCTGAACCCGTATCGGGGCTGTGCTCATGGATGCCGCTATTGTTATGCCGATTTTATGCGACGTTTCAGCGGTCATCATGAGCCGTGGGGCAGCTTTGTGGATGTGAAGATCAATATTGCGAAAATGTTAGCTATTGAGTTGCACCGAGCCAGCCAAAAAAAAATTTGTATTCCATCACTTTTTGCATTGAAGAATGATAAAGGAATCGATCTTGAGCATAAAAAACTAGTGAGCTTGAGCACCGTGACCGATCCCTATCAACCGGTGGAGCAAAAATATCAACTCACGCGACGCTGTCTTGAGATCCTATTGCGCCATGAAATCCCAGTGACGATTTTGACCAAATCGCCCCTGATATGTCGAGATATCGATCTGATCAAACAGTTCCAGCAGATTGAGGTCGGTGTGACAATCACAACGGATCGGGAGGACATTCGAAGAATTTTCGAACCAAATGCCCCAAGTATTGCGGTTCGAATGGAGACCCTGAAAAAATTACATAATGGGGGGATTAAAACTTACGTCTTTATAGGTCCAATTTTGCCAATGGATCCCTATCGTTTGGCCGGTCAAGTGAAAGATTTCATCGATTTTTATTTTATCGATCCGATGAATTACGTTGCCAAAAGCCGAAACATCTATTATCAGCATCATTTGGAGTATGCGTTACAGCCAGATTATGTTGCAGAATGCCAGTCGGCACTGAAGCAGGTTTTCACCGCTGATTGCTGA
- a CDS encoding response regulator, whose amino-acid sequence MKTRILFVEDERWGVIPYFKELENNGFECLLALNGDEAIKCLESQLFDIVSMDVMFPPGKLLNQVTEPIRAGLKLLSMIRHGKIKNCPSDLKVIVLTAVMSPQIENEFKKLGVTAYLKKPVEFSKVIDTFCQFKNQGS is encoded by the coding sequence ATGAAGACGAGAATTCTTTTTGTAGAGGACGAGCGCTGGGGCGTCATTCCATATTTCAAAGAATTGGAGAATAATGGTTTCGAGTGTCTATTAGCCTTGAACGGAGATGAAGCAATCAAATGTTTAGAGTCTCAACTGTTCGACATCGTTTCCATGGATGTGATGTTTCCCCCAGGCAAATTATTAAATCAGGTGACTGAACCGATCCGTGCCGGTTTGAAATTGCTCTCGATGATCCGACATGGGAAGATCAAAAATTGCCCCTCTGATCTGAAAGTGATCGTTCTGACTGCAGTAATGAGTCCCCAAATTGAAAACGAATTCAAAAAGCTTGGAGTGACCGCATATCTAAAGAAGCCTGTGGAATTCAGCAAAGTCATCGATACCTTCTGTCAATTCAAAAATCAAGGATCATAG
- a CDS encoding YitT family protein, with product MNIKFHPSLTGQIRDYGAITIGAFIMALGIGAFLTDAQVVPGGVSGLAMVIHYISGRKIPVGLTMWLLNIPLYLWGLRELGKQFGFRTFVGFSLSSFFIDLLRGNVPGFGFIQLQNSAAIQDLYRHDFILAVMFGATLLGVGLGVIFKFRGSTGGSDIVAAIMQKKHGWKPGQAFLVSDSLVITTAGLVIHWMKISTFKPALTLTLYAFVLLFISSKLIDIIIEGMDYAKAAIIISTKSEDIASAIMDDLSRGATALKGRGLYTNQDRDVIYTVVSRKEIGLLTEIVKAIDPNAFVIINNVHEVLGHGFRRRI from the coding sequence ATGAATATTAAATTCCATCCGTCTCTGACCGGGCAAATCCGCGACTATGGGGCCATCACGATCGGAGCTTTTATCATGGCGCTCGGAATCGGTGCCTTTTTAACGGATGCACAGGTGGTCCCTGGAGGTGTCAGCGGCCTGGCGATGGTCATTCATTACATCTCTGGGAGAAAAATTCCTGTGGGGCTCACCATGTGGTTGCTGAATATCCCGCTGTATTTATGGGGACTGAGAGAGCTGGGTAAACAATTTGGCTTTCGAACTTTCGTGGGATTTTCTCTGAGTTCGTTTTTCATCGATCTGTTGCGCGGCAATGTCCCAGGATTTGGATTTATCCAGTTGCAAAACTCTGCTGCGATCCAGGACCTCTATCGCCATGATTTCATTTTGGCTGTGATGTTTGGGGCGACCCTATTAGGTGTCGGATTGGGGGTCATTTTCAAATTTCGTGGCTCTACTGGCGGCTCCGACATCGTGGCCGCAATCATGCAAAAAAAACATGGGTGGAAACCAGGACAAGCTTTTTTGGTCAGCGATTCTTTGGTCATCACCACTGCTGGGTTGGTCATTCATTGGATGAAGATATCAACCTTCAAGCCAGCTCTTACTCTGACCTTATATGCATTTGTATTGCTATTCATCTCTTCGAAGTTAATCGATATCATTATCGAGGGGATGGACTATGCCAAAGCCGCTATTATAATTTCGACGAAAAGCGAGGACATTGCCTCGGCCATTATGGATGATCTCAGCCGCGGCGCAACAGCTCTCAAAGGGAGAGGACTTTACACGAATCAGGACCGCGATGTCATTTACACTGTTGTCTCCCGAAAGGAAATCGGCTTATTGACAGAAATTGTTAAGGCCATCGACCCGAACGCCTTTGTGATCATCAATAATGTCCATGAAGTATTGGGTCATGGCTTTCGGAGACGGATATGA